The Skermanella pratensis genome has a window encoding:
- the metG gene encoding methionine--tRNA ligase, with protein sequence MAGPQPFYITTPIYYVNDVPHIGHAYTTLACDVLARFMRLDGRDVKFLTGTDEHGQKVEKSAQVAGIDPQAFTDRVSQNFRDLVGAMNYSNDDFIRTTEPRHIEACQALWRTLADKGEIYLGSYAGWYAVRDEAFYGEDELTTTPTGRKLAPSGAECEWVEEPSYFFRLSAWQDRLLKFYDEHPDFILPPGKRNEVMAFVKSGLRDLSVSRTTFNWGVPVPGDEQHIMYVWLDALTNYITALGYPGTAPGTPYAKYWPADLHMVGKDILRFHAVYWPAFLMAAGLEPPKRVFAHGWWTIEGQKMSKSLGNVIAPETLVSTYGLDPTRYFLLREVPFGNDGDFSHRAMVNRLNGDLANDYGNLVQRVLSMIQKNCGAMVPDAGAFSQADDKLLGSAAALLDTVRRELSVQAFHKAIEAIWAVIGDANRYVDEQAPWALRKTDPARMGTVLYVLAETIRQLAIMTQPLMPDASAKILDQLAVPAGERGFERLAEGQALASGTPLPRPQGVFPRFVEEAEN encoded by the coding sequence ATGGCCGGGCCACAGCCCTTCTACATCACGACGCCGATCTATTACGTCAACGACGTGCCCCATATCGGCCACGCCTATACCACACTGGCGTGCGATGTCCTGGCCCGGTTCATGCGGCTGGACGGCCGCGACGTGAAGTTCCTGACCGGCACCGACGAGCATGGTCAGAAGGTCGAGAAGTCGGCCCAGGTGGCCGGCATCGATCCCCAGGCCTTCACCGACCGGGTGTCGCAGAATTTCCGCGATCTCGTCGGCGCCATGAACTATTCCAACGACGACTTCATCCGCACGACCGAGCCGCGCCACATCGAGGCCTGCCAGGCCCTGTGGCGGACGCTGGCCGACAAGGGCGAGATCTATCTGGGGTCCTACGCCGGCTGGTACGCCGTCCGGGACGAGGCGTTCTACGGCGAGGACGAACTGACCACAACGCCGACCGGCAGGAAGCTGGCGCCTAGCGGGGCGGAGTGCGAGTGGGTCGAGGAGCCCAGCTACTTCTTCCGCCTGTCGGCCTGGCAGGACCGGCTGCTGAAGTTCTATGACGAGCACCCCGACTTCATCCTGCCGCCGGGCAAGCGGAACGAGGTGATGGCCTTCGTCAAGTCGGGGCTGCGCGACCTGTCGGTCAGCCGGACCACTTTCAACTGGGGCGTCCCGGTCCCGGGCGACGAGCAGCACATCATGTATGTCTGGCTCGACGCGCTGACCAATTACATCACCGCGCTTGGCTATCCCGGCACGGCGCCGGGCACCCCGTACGCCAAGTACTGGCCGGCCGACCTGCACATGGTCGGCAAGGACATCCTGCGCTTCCACGCGGTCTATTGGCCGGCCTTCCTGATGGCGGCCGGCCTGGAGCCGCCCAAGCGGGTGTTCGCCCATGGCTGGTGGACCATCGAAGGCCAGAAGATGTCCAAGTCCCTGGGCAACGTGATCGCGCCCGAGACGCTGGTCTCGACCTACGGGCTCGACCCGACGCGCTATTTCCTGCTGCGCGAAGTGCCTTTCGGCAACGACGGGGACTTCTCGCACCGGGCGATGGTCAACCGGCTGAACGGCGACCTCGCGAACGACTACGGCAATCTGGTGCAGCGCGTGCTGTCCATGATCCAGAAGAACTGCGGCGCCATGGTGCCGGACGCCGGCGCCTTCAGCCAGGCCGACGACAAGCTCCTGGGTTCGGCTGCCGCACTGCTCGACACCGTCCGGCGGGAACTGTCGGTGCAGGCCTTCCACAAGGCCATCGAGGCGATCTGGGCCGTCATCGGCGACGCCAACCGCTATGTGGACGAGCAGGCCCCCTGGGCATTGCGCAAGACCGATCCGGCGCGTATGGGAACGGTTCTGTATGTGTTGGCCGAGACGATCCGCCAGCTGGCGATCATGACCCAGCCGCTGATGCCCGACGCGTCGGCGAAGATCCTGGATCAGCTCGCCGTTCCGGCCGGGGAGCGCGGGTTCGAAAGGCTCGCCGAAGGGCAGGCGCTGGCGTCGGGAACCCCGCTGCCCCGTCCCCAGGGCGTCTTCCCGCGATTCGTCGAGGAAGCTGAGAACTGA